A segment of the Fusobacterium varium genome:
TCAAAATTAAAATTAATCCCCCTGCCATTCTCAACTCGTTCATATTAATCTTATAGAAATTTGTCATTAAAAATTCTCCAATAAGACTAAAAATCAAAGTAATGAAGAAACCTGTTACAGCAACAGCCTTAAAAAGTTTTTTTCTTATATCCTTTTCCATACCATCAGTCATTCCAATAAATAATGGCACATTTCCAAAAGGATTTAAAACAGCAATAAGCATCAAAGCATTTACAAAAATTACATGTATATCCATCTATCTATTTTTCTCTAGCTCCTCTATTATATCCAAATTAGTTTTCTCTATTTTTGGTTTTTTAATATTCTCTTTTTCTTCTTTTCTTTCAACTTTTTTATTTATCTTTTCTAAAATATCAAGACTTGTAATCTCTTTCTCCATTTGTTTTACCTCTTTTATTTAATAATATTAAGTTTTAAAAGTTTTTCTTCATTAGCTTCAATAAATTCATCAGTTACTACATATAAAACTGTTTTTTGTACTCCTGGTAACCCTTTTCCTAGATGTACAAACTCAACTTTTCTCTCTACATTTTTAAAGTGTTCCCCTTGTTCAATAGCTCTTGCTAATCCTTCAATATCAAATCCTTCTTGGTAATTTTTTTTCATATCTTTATTCCTCCCTTACATTTTCTAAACTACTATATTAAAGTTAAAAATTCCCACTTAACTTTTTAGGGAGCCATCATAAACCTTTTGATTCTTCAGTAACCATAGTTTTTTTGAACTTATAACTACTTCAAATCTCCTTAAACTAAACATTTAAAATCCCTCCAATTAAGATAATTTTATACAATAAAAAATCCCAAAACTTACGGCAAAGTAAATTTTGGGATAAAATATTTTATTTCAAAAAATTAATTTTTAAAATACTTATCTAAAATTCACACTCGTCCTCGCAAGTTGATATTTTACATCAAAGGCAGGTCTCCTGACTTAGAATCACTTTACTCACACACCTTCCCAAATCTCTTCAGTGGCATTGTGCTTTCATCATCATTACAGTGGCGGGACCGTGCAGGACTCTAACCTGCTTCCCTTTTAATTCAGTGTTTTTAGTACTGAAACCATTTGACATTTTTATTCATTTCATCAATAAAATTATATAATTTTATTATAATAAAGTCAACTATTCTAGCTGTTTTTAACTTTCAAATAATCAATATTTAATATTCATTATTTAACTGCTTTTTTAATTCTATCTAATGCTTCTTTTAAAACTGATCTTGGACAAGCAAAGTTCAATCTTATGTAGTTTTCTCCTATCTTTCCAAACCAATTTCCATAATCTATTGCTACTTTTGCTCTCTCTTCAAATATATCTTCCAATGTATCTCCATCTTTTAAGAACTCTGAAAAATCTAACCAAGCTAAGTAAGTTCCCTCTGGTTTAACATATTTTATCTCTGGAATATTCTCTTTTAGGTACTCTTCAATATATTTTCTATTTCCATCTAGATATTCAATTAACTCATCTAGCCACTCTCCACATTTTGTATAAGCTGCTGTAACTGCTGCTATTCCAAAGATATTTGGAGCTTCTAATCTAATTTTCATCATAGTCTCTTTATATTTTGCTCTCAATTCAGGATTAGCTATAAAGATAAAAGATGTGTGTAACCCTGCTAAGTTAAATGTTTTGCTTGGAGCAGAACATACAATACAAATATTTTTTAGTTCCTCTCTCAAAGTTAAGAAAGAGCAATGAGTATACTCTTTAAAGATCAAATCAGAGTGAATCTCATCTGCAATAATTAAAACATTATGTCTTAAACAGATCTCTCCCATTTTCTCTAACTCTTCTCTTTTCCAAACTCTTCCTACTGGGTTGTGAGGGTTACAAAGAATAAACATTTTTATTTTATTTTCAACTATCTTTCTTTCAAAATCTTCATAGTCAACTGTATAATATCCATTATCATCTATCAATTGAGTTTCAACTATTTTTCTTCCATTATTTTCTGTTGAAACTCTAAATGGATTGTATACTGGAGTTTGAATTAAAATTGAATCTTCCTCTTTAGTGAAAGTTTGTATCATATAGTTTAAAGCTGGAACTACTCCATTGGCAAAAATTATCCAATCTTTCTCTATTCTACAATTTT
Coding sequences within it:
- a CDS encoding pyridoxal phosphate-dependent aminotransferase; this encodes MKYNFDEIIDRSKTNSRKWNPELYKDTYNGKKDLLPLWVADMDFRVAPPILRSMNNIIEHGILGYSVPEDEYYNSIIDWNAKRKNCRIEKDWIIFANGVVPALNYMIQTFTKEEDSILIQTPVYNPFRVSTENNGRKIVETQLIDDNGYYTVDYEDFERKIVENKIKMFILCNPHNPVGRVWKREELEKMGEICLRHNVLIIADEIHSDLIFKEYTHCSFLTLREELKNICIVCSAPSKTFNLAGLHTSFIFIANPELRAKYKETMMKIRLEAPNIFGIAAVTAAYTKCGEWLDELIEYLDGNRKYIEEYLKENIPEIKYVKPEGTYLAWLDFSEFLKDGDTLEDIFEERAKVAIDYGNWFGKIGENYIRLNFACPRSVLKEALDRIKKAVK